A genomic stretch from Rubripirellula reticaptiva includes:
- a CDS encoding helix-turn-helix domain-containing protein: protein MADYLSLEEAAQKLGISTERLVELRSQGKVRGFRDGSSWKFPENAIEQLQDDLADLSSGGGSGISFDEGSDLGIGGDSGESGGSDVNLVPSEGEGSDVAIVASDSDLMMESAGGNLLEIDSADLQLDGSAILHDSAQLDLAIEPNAGSTGPVTDEELREIADSHPDALRPEAGDNGSGLSFDDDDEDSGELVLGSDDDDSAMDVLGDAGSGLASAGASSLELMNDLNPSDDNSNVGSMGSRGVDVLSELDLLSAEQSGSGLISGDSENLLMSSGLGSSIGADAFSDSDVSGIDDALDDDDDLVIADDDDDLVISSAGSDISVAGDSGINLMSPSDSGLSLESEPLDLAGSSISALDLGAELSDGSGSSGSGGGSGSMVDFQADEEFQLSPSGIGLDADMESGSQVIDVEESGEVAEAVEFDDAGFGDADPLGGDVFGAADGGEEAAFAVDEEDGMVEIDESSAPVAMGAVGMGGYEVPFTLLQCVTLMLVLLVLGLGGMLMTDLVRNMWTYTETSAPVSSLTDSLVGLMGWGQ, encoded by the coding sequence ATGGCCGACTATCTGTCACTTGAGGAAGCTGCCCAAAAGCTCGGGATTTCAACCGAACGCTTGGTAGAACTTCGTAGCCAAGGCAAAGTTCGTGGTTTCCGCGATGGCTCGAGCTGGAAATTTCCGGAAAACGCCATCGAACAGCTCCAGGACGACCTAGCCGATCTGTCGTCCGGCGGCGGCAGCGGAATCTCGTTCGATGAAGGCAGTGACCTTGGCATCGGCGGCGATTCAGGCGAGTCCGGCGGCAGCGACGTCAATTTGGTCCCAAGCGAAGGCGAAGGCAGCGACGTGGCCATCGTCGCTAGCGACAGCGATCTGATGATGGAAAGCGCTGGCGGCAACCTGCTAGAAATCGATTCGGCCGATCTGCAACTCGATGGCTCGGCGATCCTGCACGATTCAGCTCAGCTGGATCTTGCAATCGAACCCAATGCAGGCAGCACCGGCCCGGTCACCGACGAAGAGCTTCGCGAAATCGCCGATTCACACCCCGACGCCCTTCGCCCCGAAGCTGGCGATAATGGAAGCGGATTGTCATTTGACGATGATGACGAAGACAGCGGTGAACTCGTCTTAGGCAGTGATGATGATGACAGCGCGATGGACGTGCTCGGCGACGCAGGAAGCGGACTCGCTTCGGCAGGCGCCAGCAGTCTTGAATTGATGAACGACCTGAACCCTTCTGACGATAACAGCAACGTTGGATCGATGGGCTCACGCGGTGTCGACGTGTTGAGCGAACTGGATCTGTTGAGTGCCGAACAATCCGGCAGCGGTCTGATTTCCGGTGACAGCGAAAACTTATTGATGTCGTCGGGACTGGGCAGCAGCATTGGTGCCGACGCATTCTCGGACAGCGATGTTTCAGGCATCGACGATGCCCTGGACGATGACGACGATCTGGTGATTGCGGATGATGACGACGATCTGGTGATCAGCAGTGCTGGCAGCGATATTTCGGTTGCCGGTGACAGCGGAATCAACTTGATGAGCCCATCGGACAGCGGCCTGTCGCTAGAAAGCGAACCGCTTGATCTGGCCGGCAGCAGCATTTCGGCACTCGACTTGGGCGCTGAGCTTTCCGACGGCAGCGGCAGCAGTGGAAGTGGCGGCGGCAGCGGGTCGATGGTCGACTTTCAAGCTGACGAAGAATTCCAATTGTCGCCATCCGGCATCGGCCTGGATGCGGACATGGAAAGTGGATCGCAGGTCATCGACGTCGAAGAATCGGGCGAAGTTGCCGAAGCGGTTGAGTTTGACGACGCCGGATTTGGCGATGCCGATCCGCTTGGCGGAGACGTTTTTGGCGCCGCTGATGGTGGCGAAGAAGCGGCGTTTGCGGTCGACGAAGAAGACGGGATGGTCGAAATCGACGAGTCATCCGCGCCGGTCGCGATGGGCGCCGTGGGAATGGGCGGCTATGAAGTGCCGTTCACGCTGCTGCAGTGCGTCACGTTGATGCTGGTTTTGTTGGTCCTGGGTCTTGGCGGCATGCTGATGACCGACTTGGTGCGAAACATGTGGACGTACACTGAAACCAGTGCACCGGTAAGCTCGCTAACCGATTCGTTGGTGGGCCTGATGGGCTGGGGTCAGTAA